A window of the Dickeya dianthicola NCPPB 453 genome harbors these coding sequences:
- a CDS encoding GrxA family glutaredoxin — MYAVIFGRPGCPYCVRAKELAEKLTEERDDFNYRYIDIHAEGITKADLSKTVGKPVETVPQIFLDEQHIGGCTDFEAYARENLFQ, encoded by the coding sequence ATGTACGCAGTTATTTTCGGTCGCCCTGGCTGTCCTTATTGTGTCCGCGCTAAAGAGCTGGCTGAGAAATTGACCGAAGAGCGTGACGACTTCAATTACCGTTACATCGACATTCACGCGGAAGGCATCACCAAAGCCGATTTATCCAAAACGGTAGGTAAACCGGTGGAAACCGTCCCGCAGATTTTCCTGGATGAACAGCACATTGGCGGCTGCACCGACTTCGAAGCCTACGCCAGAGAAAACCTGTTCCAGTAA